From the Terriglobales bacterium genome, the window CCGCGCGCGGTCCAGCCCATGCTGGCCACGCTCGCCGATTCCCTGCCCGAGGGCGCGGAGTGGCTCTACGAGGTGAAGTGGGACGGCGTGCGCGCCCTCGTGCTGCTCGATCACGGCAAGGTGCGCCTGCTCTCGCGCACCGGCAACGCCATGGAGGCGCAGTACCCGGAGTTCCGCGGCCTGGGCGACCTGCTGACCGCGAAGACTGCCGTGCTCGACGGAGAGATCGTCGCCTTCGACGAGCAAGGGCGGCCCAGCTTCGCCAAGCTGCAGCCGCGCATCATGGCCAGCCCGAGAAATGTCCCGCACCTCGCGCGCACGCAGCCGGTCACGCTCTTCGCCTTCGACCTGCTCTACCTCGACGGTTATGACTTGCGCGAGGCGCCGCTGGCGGAGCGGCGGCGCGCCCTGGGGGCCCTCCTCAAGCCCAGCCCGCTGGTGCGCCTCTCAGACCAGTTCAGCAATGGGCGCGAACTGATGGAAGCGGCGCGCGCGAACGGCCTGGAAGGCGTCGTGGCCAAGCGCGCGCTCAGCCGCTACGAGCCTCGCCGCAGCCGCGACTGGGTCAAGATCAAAGTCGTCAACCAGCAGGAGTTTGTCATCTGCGGCTGGCTGGAGGGCGAGCGCGAGCCCTTTGGCTCCCTGGCCTTGGCCTGCTACGAGGGCGGCAAGCTGCGCTACACCGGCAACGTCGGCTCGGGCTTCACCCAGGAGATGCTGGAGACGGTCTGGAAGAAGCTGAAGCCGCTGGCCACGCCGCGCTCGCCGCTGGCCCAGGTCCCAGCCGACGTGAAGAAGGTGCGGTGGCTCAAGCCGGAAGTGGTCTGCGCGGTGCGCTACAACTCCTGGACGCCGGACGGCCGCCTGCGCGCTCCCGTCTTCCAGGGGCTGCGTCTCGACGTAGCGGCGAGAGACTGCGTGCTCGAGGGCGAGAAGACGGCGGCGCCTGCCGAGGAGCCCGCCGCAACCACCGCCCTGCCCGCGCCCCTGCTCCCCGGTCCCCAGGAAGAGGTCACGCTCTCGATCGACGGCCGCAAGCTGAAGTTCACCCACCTCAATAAAGTCTTCTATCCGCGCGAGGGCTATCGCAAGCGCGACGTCATCAACTACTACAACGCGGTGGCGGAGCTGATCCTGCCGCACCTGCACGACCGCGCCCTCACCCTCAAGCGCTACCCCAACGGCATCGAGGGGGAGTACTTCTTCCAGAAGGATGCGCCCCAGGGCACGCCCGCGTGGGTGCACCGCAGGAAGATCGCGCCCGAGAAGGGCGAGGAGGCCAAGCACTACGTGCTGGCGCAGGACCGGCCGACGCTGCTGTGGCTCGCCAACCTGGGCTGCATCGACCAGAACCCCATGCAAAGCCGCCTGGGCTCGCTCGCCCACCCGGACTTCATCCTGCTCGACCTCGATCCCTACAACTGCGGCTACGACCGCATCGTGGAAGCGGCGCAGCTCGTCCGCCGCCGCCTGGAGCAGCTCGGGCTAGCCGGCTATCCCAAGACCACCGGCGGCGACGGCATGCACATCTACATCCCCCTCGAGCCGCGCTACAGCTTCGACCAGGCGCGCTCCTTTGCCGAGGTGCTGGCGCGGCTGGTGGCCCACGAGCGCCCCGACCTGTTCACCACGCCACGCGCCGTCAAGCAGCGCGAGAAGGGCAAGGTCTACTTCGACTATTTGCAGATCGGCGGCGGCAAGACCATCTCCGCACCCTACGTGCTGCGCGCGCATCCCGGCGCGCCCGTCTCGACACCACTGATGTGGCGCGAGGTAGCGCCCGGCCTTTCTCCCGCGCAGTTCCACCTGGGCAACGTGCAGGAGCGCTTTGCGCGCCTGGGCGACCTGTTCGCGCCGGTGCTGAAGCAGCCGCAGAGGCTCGAGGACGCGCTCGGGAAATTGGACAAGCTTGTGCGGGATTCGACGGGCGGCTAGGAGTCACGCGAAGATCAGAGAACGGAGATAGCGATGAAGTACATGCTGATGATGAACACGATGAAGGCCGGTTCGACAGGGCTCAGCGGCTGGTCGGAGCAGGACATCAAGACCATGGTTGGATTCATGAGGAATCTGGACAAAGAGCTGCGCGCGTCGGGCGAGCTGGTCTTCGCGGAAGGCCTCACGTTTCCGAACGAGGCCAAGCTGGTGCGGGCGGACAAGAACGGCATGCCAATCACCGACAGCGTGTTTCCCGAGAACAAAGAATTCCTTGCCGGCTTCTGGATCGTGGACGTCGCGAGCCTGGAGCGTGCCTGCGCGATCGCGGCGCGAATCTCGATGTGTCCGGGACCGGGCGGCGCGCCCCTGCACATGCCGATCGAGGTGCGGCCGGTCGGCAGCCCGCCCCCGACGAAATGACCCTAGTGCTTCGGGGCAACGCCCAGCAACTCTTCCGCGTAGCCCGCGCCCTCGGGCGTGTCCTCGTGCTTGAAGTAGACGTAGACGTCCCTCTTGGCGGCGGTGAGCCGGTCTACCTTCTCCTTCAGAATCTTGCGCTCCGCCGGCGAATACTCGGGCTTGCGCAAGCGGAAATACACGAAGTCCGCGGTCTCGACCTCCGGCACCACCAGCTTCTCGCTCTCTGCCAGGCAGAGCGAGGCATTGGCGTCTCGCAGCAGCCCGTAGATCTCGTCGGTGAACCAGGAGGCGTGGCGAAACTCGAAGGCGCAGCGCACTCGC encodes:
- the ligD gene encoding DNA ligase D encodes the protein PRAVQPMLATLADSLPEGAEWLYEVKWDGVRALVLLDHGKVRLLSRTGNAMEAQYPEFRGLGDLLTAKTAVLDGEIVAFDEQGRPSFAKLQPRIMASPRNVPHLARTQPVTLFAFDLLYLDGYDLREAPLAERRRALGALLKPSPLVRLSDQFSNGRELMEAARANGLEGVVAKRALSRYEPRRSRDWVKIKVVNQQEFVICGWLEGEREPFGSLALACYEGGKLRYTGNVGSGFTQEMLETVWKKLKPLATPRSPLAQVPADVKKVRWLKPEVVCAVRYNSWTPDGRLRAPVFQGLRLDVAARDCVLEGEKTAAPAEEPAATTALPAPLLPGPQEEVTLSIDGRKLKFTHLNKVFYPREGYRKRDVINYYNAVAELILPHLHDRALTLKRYPNGIEGEYFFQKDAPQGTPAWVHRRKIAPEKGEEAKHYVLAQDRPTLLWLANLGCIDQNPMQSRLGSLAHPDFILLDLDPYNCGYDRIVEAAQLVRRRLEQLGLAGYPKTTGGDGMHIYIPLEPRYSFDQARSFAEVLARLVAHERPDLFTTPRAVKQREKGKVYFDYLQIGGGKTISAPYVLRAHPGAPVSTPLMWREVAPGLSPAQFHLGNVQERFARLGDLFAPVLKQPQRLEDALGKLDKLVRDSTGG
- a CDS encoding YciI family protein, which translates into the protein MKYMLMMNTMKAGSTGLSGWSEQDIKTMVGFMRNLDKELRASGELVFAEGLTFPNEAKLVRADKNGMPITDSVFPENKEFLAGFWIVDVASLERACAIAARISMCPGPGGAPLHMPIEVRPVGSPPPTK